The following proteins are encoded in a genomic region of Populus nigra chromosome 16, ddPopNigr1.1, whole genome shotgun sequence:
- the LOC133675115 gene encoding small ribosomal subunit protein eS4z, whose translation MARGLKKHLKRLNAPKHWMLDKLGGAFAPKPSSGPHKSRECLPLILILRNRLKYALTYREVIAILMQRHVLVDGKVRTDKTYPSGFMDVVSIPKTNESFRLLYDTKGRFRLHSLRDDEAKFKLCKVRSIQFGQKGIPYLNTYDGRTIRYPDPLIKANDTIKLDLENNKIVDFIKFDVGNVVMVTGGRNRGRVGVIKNREKHKGSFETIHVQDATGHEFATRLGNVFTIGKGTKPWISLPKGKGIKLSIIEEARKRLAASQATA comes from the exons GCTAGAGGGTTGAAGAAACACTTGAAGAGGCTCAATGCTCCTAAACATTGGATGCTTGACAAACTTGGTGGTGCATTT GCACCCAAGCCCTCATCTGGACCCCACAAATCTAGGGAATGCTTGCCTCTGATTCTTATTCTGCGAAACAGGCTGAAATATGCTTTGACATACCGTGAAGTGATTGCTATTTTGATGCAGAGACATGTCCTTGTTGATGGGAAGGTCAGGACAGATAAAACTTACCCATCTGGTTTCATGG ATGTTGTGTCAATCCCAAAGACAAATGAGAGCTTCCGTCTCCTCTATGACACCAAAGGCCGCTTCCGGCTCCACTCACTCAGAGATGATGAGGCCAAG TTTAAGCTTTGCAAAGTTCGGTCTATTCAGTTTGGGCAGAAAGGAATCCCTTACCTGAACACCTATGATGGGCGCACCATCCGCTACCCAGATCCCCTCATCAAGGCCAATGACACCATCAAGCTGGACCTAGAGAACAACAAAATAGTTGACTTCATCAAGTTTGATGTGGGAAATGTTGTCATGGTCACTGGAGGAAGGAACAGAGGCCGAGTTGGAGTAATCAAGAACAGGGAGAAGCATAAGGGCAGCTTTGAGACAATCCATGTCCAAGATGCCACTGGCCATGAGTTTGCCACCCGCTTGGGCAATGTGTTCACCATTGGAAAGGGCACCAAGCCATGGATTTCTCTTCCCAAGGGCAAGGGTATCAAGTTGTCTATCATTGAGGAGGCTAGAAAGAGGCTTGCAGCATCCCAAGCTACTGCATGA